The DNA region TACTTGATGGTGACCTTCGTGCCGGCAGGGGCCTTGACGCGAAGGCGCACCCAGCCGCCGAAGTATTTCTCGAAGTGATAGATGTACGTCCCCGGCGCCGGGCAGGCCAGCCGCACCGGGCGGTATGTCTCCATCACCCGCAACGGCGGCAGAACCTGGGCGCTGAGTTTCTGCGTGCGGGCCTCGACGATGCGGACCGGCGCCCAAGCCGAGTCGTCAAAGCCATCCTGAGCCCATCCACGCTGCTCGATGCGGGCGTCGTACGTCTCGCCGCCGAACAGGTCGGCGCTGACGATCGGGCTTGGCGCGGTCTTCCAGCTCTCGTCGCTGACGACGCTGGCCGCGGACCCGTTTGCGTCGGCGACGTTGAGCTGCAGCAGCAACTGCGGGCACGGGCCGTAATGGATCTGCGGCGGGTAAACGCCGCCGGGAGCGAACTCCGGCTCGGAGAACCACCCGTGGCCGAGGATCACGCCCACGACGTTCACGCCCTCGTGCAGCAGGTCTGTTACGTCGTGCGTCACATAGAGGCTGCGCTTGTCGTAGTTGGTCATCGCCGGGTCGAGCACCTGCTCGCCCACGCGACGGCCGTTGATGTACAGTTCGTGCCAACCGAGCCCGCAGACGTACGCCCGTGCCGCGGCCGGCGGCGTCGCCAGCGTGAAGACCTTCCGCAGCAGTGGGGCGTGGATGTCCGCGGCGGCGGCGATCCACCGCCCTTGCCAGTCGGACTCGTCGAGCAGGCCCATCTCGAAGCGGGCGGGGGGGCTTGAGGCCTCCTCGATCGCGGCGCCGTCGCCCGCGGCCCAGACCGTCACGCTCCACCAGCACTGCTGGGCGCTGCGCAGTTCTGCCCCGGCGTATTCGACGTGTACCTGCCGGTCCGACTCGACGCGTCCGCTGTCCCACAGGTTTGCCTCGCCGGCGGCAAGGCGCTGGGGCGTCGACGCCACGCGCACGCGGTAGGCCTTCTGGGCGATCGCGCGGCCGTCGGATTCCATCCCCCAGCCAAAGCGAGGCCGCGGCGTATCGAGCCCCAGCGGCGAAGGGAGATATTCACACGTGGCATTGACTATCTGCAGCATCAAAGCTCCTGGAAGTTCGTCTTGTTATTGTTGCAGCGAGAGATCGGGGGCCTGGGCCTCTTGCTGGGCGCGGACCTTGGCGCGGGTTTCTTTGCGCCATTGCTGGATCGGTTGGGTGTGGCTGCGATTGAACGTGTACCGCAGGTGGCGGGCGGAGGTGAAGCCGGTCTCGCGGGCGACCTGCTCAAGGGTCTTGTCGCTGTGGCTCAGCAGGATGATCGCCTGCACCAGGCGCGCGGCGCTGATCTCCTGGGCGACCGGGCGCTGCAGGTGCTCCATGAAGTGCAGGTCCAGCGCCCGCCGCGACAATCCGACCGCCGCGGCCACCTCGCCACTGGAGAGTTTCCTTTCGGCCAGGTGCTGCCAGATATACCGCAGCCCCCGCGCCGTGGGCAGGTCCGCCACGGCGATAATGTTGCTGCTCTGACGCACCGTGATGCCGCCCGGCGGAATCAGCACGTTCTGGGGCGGCACGTCGCGGCCGCACATCATCGTGTCGAGCAGCTCGGCGGCGCGGTATCCCTGCAGGCGCCCGTTGGCGCGGACGCTGGACAGCGGGACCGGGAGCGATTCGCAAATCTCGGTGTTGTCGCCCAAGCCGATCAGCGCCACCTGCTCGGGCACGGCCAGCCCCGCCGCCATGCACGCCTCGTACGCCTCGACAGCTGTCCAGTCGCTGTCGAGCATCAGGCCCAGCGGCGTGGGCAGGGCGGAGAGTTCTTCGGTCAGCCATTGTCGAAACGCCCGGGAACTGTACCCCTTCTTCGCCTGGGGGCTGTTGACCCAGTCCAACAGGTGAAACTGCGCCCCGGCCTCGAGGGCCTTGCGCTCGAAGGCCTCTCGCTGGCGCTGCACCCAGGGCGCGTCGCCAGGCGTGCAGTAAGCCAGATGAGTGAACTTCGAATCCAGCAGATGTCCTGCCGCCATCCCAGCGATGGCGGCGTGATCGCACGCCACCACGACGCCTCCGGAGAGGGAATCGTCCAACCGGATGATGGGAACGCTGCGGCACTGGATCCACGGCGCAGCGTCGCCGTGATGGCGCTGCACCACGATGCCTTTGACATCCCAGAACGCAGCCACGTCCTCAGGCCCTGCCCAAGGCGCCTCGCCCACGACAATCAGCCATCCGGCCTTGCGGGCGTATTGGCAGAGTCCCTGGCGGACGTCGAGGCTTTCAACGCCGGCCACCAGAACGCGCGGAACGGTTGCCATGGCAGTGTTCATCATGATCTCTCATGCAGCAATGTATCGCATCGCTGCCCGTGATGTCTACAGGCTTGCGGTTGGGAGGCACCAGGTGCTTATCAAAGCCGTTGTCTGCTTTGATGAATACAACATTGCGCCACGGGTGCTTGCCTGCACTTCCTTGCACTTTGTTGTACTTTTCACAGCACTTCGCGGGAACTACCGGACCGCCCCTCTCGTGGCGGCAGGAAATCAGCGGCCCAATGATTGCAAAATATTGTTAAACAGATAGTTAAGCGTGATGGATTCGTAACTTTATTGGCTTAAAGCGGGCGGCCGGCTTGAACAGAGCGGCTGCCCGTTGTCTTCTATGGAGTGCGGCAGCCATATCTGCCGCTTTTGGAGTTGTTCGACGCCGAGAAACTCTCAAAGCGGCAGCTACGGCTGCCGCACTCCACAATTCTGCCCTGCGACGCCGCCCGGTTTTTTCCGGGTGCCACGCACAACTCCGTTGTGCGTGTCCCTGACTGTAAAGTTCGGGAGCATGGCCGAGTCCTTCGACAGGCTCAGGATGATACGCCCATGCCACGGTGCCACTCACAACTCACCACTCACCACTCACCACTCACACCTGGCGGTTCTTCCGCCATGCGGCGGGGCTTTGGCCGGTGGCGGTCTTCACGCAGCGGATGAACTGGCTGATCGTGCCGTACCCGCAAGCGGCGGCGATGTCTTTGGCGGTGCGGCGGGTGGTTGTCAGCAGCGTCATCGCCTCGCGCAGGCGCCACTGGCGAAGCCGCTCGCCCGGCGACTGGCCCAGGTGCTTGCGAAAGGCCTTGCCCAGGGCGACCGTCGAAATGCCCGCCGCCCCGGCCAACCGTTCGACCGTCAGCTCCGGATTGCGAAAGTCGGTGCGGATGAGGTGCATGGCCGTGGCGACCCCGGCGTGCGGCACGGCCAGCACGTTGCTGCTCTGGCGCACGACGACGCCCTTGGGGGCGACCCACA from Planctomycetaceae bacterium includes:
- a CDS encoding substrate-binding domain-containing protein; its protein translation is MATVPRVLVAGVESLDVRQGLCQYARKAGWLIVVGEAPWAGPEDVAAFWDVKGIVVQRHHGDAAPWIQCRSVPIIRLDDSLSGGVVVACDHAAIAGMAAGHLLDSKFTHLAYCTPGDAPWVQRQREAFERKALEAGAQFHLLDWVNSPQAKKGYSSRAFRQWLTEELSALPTPLGLMLDSDWTAVEAYEACMAAGLAVPEQVALIGLGDNTEICESLPVPLSSVRANGRLQGYRAAELLDTMMCGRDVPPQNVLIPPGGITVRQSSNIIAVADLPTARGLRYIWQHLAERKLSSGEVAAAVGLSRRALDLHFMEHLQRPVAQEISAARLVQAIILLSHSDKTLEQVARETGFTSARHLRYTFNRSHTQPIQQWRKETRAKVRAQQEAQAPDLSLQQ